One genomic region from Fictibacillus marinisediminis encodes:
- a CDS encoding DUF3311 domain-containing protein, whose amino-acid sequence MKLIHWIAVLPFIGMFGGLVFANKVEPYVLGMPFLMFWILLWVLITAALMALIYKLDPVNKEENK is encoded by the coding sequence ATGAAACTGATTCATTGGATTGCAGTATTGCCGTTTATCGGGATGTTTGGAGGGCTGGTTTTTGCCAACAAAGTTGAACCTTATGTACTGGGTATGCCTTTCCTCATGTTTTGGATTCTGCTTTGGGTCTTGATTACAGCCGCCTTGATGGCTCTTATTTATAAATTAGATCCGGTGAACAAGGAGGAGAACAAATGA